One stretch of Punica granatum isolate Tunisia-2019 chromosome 5, ASM765513v2, whole genome shotgun sequence DNA includes these proteins:
- the LOC116208971 gene encoding classical arabinogalactan protein 4-like yields the protein MVKFCFFALIALLSVHLALSADPPQISPSPALKLAVDSTPTISPSKPTALPAPALANASHGSISSSPSLPPSDAAPASSPSTSPSPPSQSPC from the coding sequence ATGGTGAAGTTCTGCTTCTTCGCTCTCATTGCTCTCCTCTCCGTACACCTCGCATTATCCGCAGATCCACCTCAGATCTCGCCCTCCCCTGCTCTCAAGCTTGCCGTCGACTCCACTCCCACCATCTCCCCTTCGAAGCCCACCGCTTTGCCGGCTCCCGCTCTAGCCAATGCGTCTCATGGCTCGATCTCATCCTCGCCGTCGTTGCCTCCCTCAGATGCGGCTCCCGCCTCTTCCCCGTCCACATCCCCTTCCCCTCCATCTCAATCTCCGTGTTAA
- the LOC116208642 gene encoding condensin-2 complex subunit H2-like: protein MTNFGDEPSSSSGFHSVHAERDPESNWAFDLDRLLEEYLVKVGSGEIPSEDDDRRIRVNFAEAALLLQGSVQVYSRKVEYLYSLVLHALEFISQHRQQDQVEGASIQPEEAGPSGTRNEDDDPFWLSDDIPGGWTFMCIASAYVK, encoded by the exons ATGACTAACTTCGGGGACGAGCCGAGCAGCAGCAGCGGGTTCCACTCGGTGCACGCCGAGCGGGACCCTGAATCCAACTGGGCGTTCGATCTTGACAGGCTTCTCGAAGAGTATTTGGTGAAAGTCGGCTCCGGGGAGATCCCGAGCGAGGACGATGACCGCCGGATTCGTGTGAACTTTGCCGAAG CTGCTTTGCTGCTTCAGGGTTCGGTTCAGGTCTACAGCCGGAAGGTGGAGTATCTTTATTCGCTGGTTCTGCACGCGTTGGAGTTCATTTCTCAGCATCG GCAGCAGGACCAGGTAGAGGGTGCGTCAATCCAGCCCGAAGAGGCTGGGCCCAGTGGGACTCGgaatgaagatgatgatcCCTTCTGGTTGTCGGATGATATACCAGGTGGATGGACTTTCATGTGCATTGCTTCAGCTTATGTGAAAtaa